In Halorubrum sp. PV6, a single window of DNA contains:
- a CDS encoding cysteine hydrolase family protein — MPYDPTETAVIVVDMQNGFCHPDGSLYAEPSAAAVEPVTALVDRAREAGASVVYTRDVHPPEQFDDAHYYDEFERWGEHVVEGSWDAELVADLDVREADHVVEKHTYDAFYRTDLEGYLDAHGINDLLICGTLANVCVLHTAGSAGLRDYRPVVVEDALGYITEDHREYAVDHADWLFGETTTRDAVAFDS, encoded by the coding sequence ATGCCGTATGATCCGACCGAGACCGCGGTTATCGTCGTCGACATGCAGAACGGCTTCTGTCACCCCGACGGGAGCCTCTACGCCGAGCCGAGCGCGGCGGCCGTCGAGCCGGTCACGGCGCTCGTCGACCGGGCCCGCGAGGCCGGCGCGAGCGTCGTCTACACCCGCGACGTCCACCCGCCGGAGCAGTTCGACGACGCCCACTACTACGACGAGTTCGAGCGGTGGGGCGAACACGTCGTCGAGGGGTCGTGGGACGCCGAACTCGTCGCCGACCTCGACGTGCGCGAGGCGGACCACGTCGTCGAGAAACACACCTACGACGCCTTTTACCGGACGGATCTGGAGGGGTATCTCGACGCGCACGGGATCAACGACCTGCTCATCTGCGGGACGCTCGCGAACGTCTGCGTGCTCCATACGGCCGGCAGCGCGGGGCTCCGCGACTACCGGCCCGTCGTCGTCGAGGACGCGCTCGGCTACATCACCGAGGACCACCGGGAGTACGCCGTCGACCACGCCGACTGGCTGTTCGGGGAGACGACGACCCGCGACGCCG